The DNA segment CCTTATTTTATACTAAATAAGTGTAGAGTTTGTGCAATTCTTGGATAATAAAAGGAATAAAATCCGTTTTTCGGACAGTCTATAAAATAGTTTAAAATGAATGTAGTTGCGATTTTTGATATTGGGAAAACAAACAAGAAAGTATTTTTGTTCAACGAAAATTATCAAATTGTTTGGGAGAAATCAGTGATTCTTGCCGAAACCGTGGATGAAGATGGTTTTCCCTGCGAAAATATTGTGGAGCTCAGCAAATGGGTAGCCGATAGATTGACTGAACTGAAGGAGTTGAAGGATTATATCCTTAAAGCCATTAATTTCAGTACCTATGGTGCGAGTTTTGTTTATGTGGATGAAGAGGGCAAGAGTTTGACCCCGCTATACAATTATTTGAAACCCTATCCAGAAACCTTGTTGGAGAATTTTTATCCTAAATACAAAGGGAAGAAAAAGTTTGCCGTCAAAACCGCTTCGCCAGTCTTGGGAAATTTGAATTCGGGCATGCAAATTTATAGACTCAAGGAAGAAAGACCTGACTTGTTCGCCAAGGTAAAATATTGCCTTCATTTGCCACAATATTTAAGTTCTGTTTTGACACATCAATACTTTACGGATATTACCAGCATTGGTTGTCACACCGGTCTTTGGAATTTCAAAAAAATGAAATATCATAAATGGGTGACCCAAGAGGGAATCATGGACAAATTGCCACCCATCAGAAATGTGGAAGAAACCATTAAAATCGAGAATGAAATTTCGGTGGGAATTGGTTTGCACGATAGTTCTTCAGCCTTAATTCCTTATACCATCAATTTCACGGAGCCTTTCGTTTTGTTGTCCACCGGAACTTGGAGTATTTCCATAAATCCGTTCAATGATACGCCATTGACTTCCGAAGAATTGCAAAAAGACTGTTTGTGTTTCTTGCAAAACAAAAAAATACCGGTAAAAGCAGCCCGATTGTTTGCCGGAAATACGCACGAAGTTCAATCGAAACGCATTTCCGAGCATTTTGGTTTACCAAATGATTTCTACAAAGCGATTACGTATAACAAAGATATTATTGCTGACTTGAGGATTACAAATTTTAAAGAGACCTCGTTTAATACAGATTCATATATTGAAAAATGTCCTTTCGAGAATAGGAATCTCGATAGTTTCAAGAATCACGAGATAGCCTACCATCAATTAATTATGGATCTTATTGCACAACAAGTGCTTTCGACAAAATTAGTGATTCACAATAGTCCTGTCAAGAAAGTTTTTGTGGATGGTGGATTTAGTAAAAACTCGATTTTTATGAATTTATTGGCGCAAGCTTTCCCAGAAATGGAAGTCTATGCAGCATCAATGGCACAAGCCAGTGCTTTAGGAGCTGCTTTGTCCATTCATAATAGCTGGAACCCAAAACCAATCCAGAACGACTTGATTGATTTGAAATTTTATAAACATTAAAGGATTTGTTCGTAACTAAAACTTAAGAAATGTTTCTATTCGAATTTCACGAATTAACACGAATTTTTAATCTAAATAAAGGCTAGAATTGGTGGAAATTCGTGAAATTTGTGTTTTTAAAAATAGTTGAAGTCCAGAAAACGGACAATCATAAAATAATAAATAACTTACCATGAAAATTGGACTTTTTATACCCTGTTATGTGGATCAGTTTTATCCAAAAGTGGGTATTGCCACTTATGAATTATTGCAAAAATTAGGCTGTGACGTTCGTTTTCCAATGCGACAAACCTGTTGTGGACAACCAATGGCCAACAGCGGCTACGAACATTTGACCCAAGGCTGCGACGCCAATTTTGTGGCCAATTTTGCCGAATTCGATTATATCGTT comes from the Flavobacterium limnophilum genome and includes:
- a CDS encoding FGGY-family carbohydrate kinase encodes the protein MNVVAIFDIGKTNKKVFLFNENYQIVWEKSVILAETVDEDGFPCENIVELSKWVADRLTELKELKDYILKAINFSTYGASFVYVDEEGKSLTPLYNYLKPYPETLLENFYPKYKGKKKFAVKTASPVLGNLNSGMQIYRLKEERPDLFAKVKYCLHLPQYLSSVLTHQYFTDITSIGCHTGLWNFKKMKYHKWVTQEGIMDKLPPIRNVEETIKIENEISVGIGLHDSSSALIPYTINFTEPFVLLSTGTWSISINPFNDTPLTSEELQKDCLCFLQNKKIPVKAARLFAGNTHEVQSKRISEHFGLPNDFYKAITYNKDIIADLRITNFKETSFNTDSYIEKCPFENRNLDSFKNHEIAYHQLIMDLIAQQVLSTKLVIHNSPVKKVFVDGGFSKNSIFMNLLAQAFPEMEVYAASMAQASALGAALSIHNSWNPKPIQNDLIDLKFYKH